The Methanoplanus sp. FWC-SCC4 genome has a window encoding:
- a CDS encoding methyl-accepting chemotaxis protein, giving the protein MIKTTENNIKPKRPGRKALFAGAQLNQNIPENTTISVNHDDFIDHCRDVIKKFEDGDNTVRVDEEKAEESIRPIANLINTIIKKAAETGSDIKKDEEIKELQESLKILKDKTEIIDPEESIKEINLLKTELKAAKATESELKQKIAENNNKINSLQKTSGDETKKLIERYEEENRILKNNYEKNIESFEKEIKSAEIQNSELNKKYLLSENEKEKLIHEIKSVKEDSNNILNDISLKNKEIESLKQNIDNLKSKFKKEAEDTENKIKQIENLKLRSEIIVQKNPVPVILVDEKLNIKVTNNAFEKLSGISNHDALKMNQNEIKVIESKGESILVALEEKKKVCSEVTVDFPAGRRTLQQHAIPIKDSADEIKNILIVFNDVTKEHEKSEKLIQKIKEAEVLKRRSETIVQQNPMPMILANRDLRILVKNKAFDKLSNMKDSQILNIKYSDLKITDQKGDDLLKSVSSGQRSDSEVTIEFPSGKHILRQYGIPIKNSEGKVTNVLIILDDITREKEESEEIQKKMRENENLKKRSEIIVQENPMPILLVDKEYNILVTNRAYEQMSGISASKLLKMNARNFKVSEQKGQGLSDVIKTKRRCFGEISVDLPSGKHVLEQYGIPILNNKEQITTILVVYNEVTEVRKKEEEVRILMEKARIEAETLAESAEEMTAGMEKIAKGDLSSKAEFIENDPLKSLKENFNSSILSFRDVIENVNEKALSIEKTAEDLKENTDDIARATEQLAVNAEESSDSTKELMDRFDKINMGISDLSASIEEISSTTQEVMEQALRATSEGKEAAEIGKKASQLMENVGNISQQSVNEINTLNEEMFKINDIVKLIRGIAEQTNMLALNAAIEAARAGEHGRGFAVVAGEVKNLAGESKEATRKIETLISDIQNNTDKTTESMRQVDKEIRIGMESTNTAIMALNKIVKDLEIVSNGMAEISKATDIQAHETNNFMQNISGASNMSEENLRRIESIAGLAQEISATTQEVDSISHEMHDMSLNLKEKLEGFRLK; this is encoded by the coding sequence GTGATTAAAACGACAGAAAACAACATTAAGCCAAAAAGACCAGGAAGAAAAGCTCTTTTCGCCGGTGCCCAGCTAAATCAGAATATACCTGAAAATACCACAATAAGTGTAAACCATGATGACTTTATAGACCACTGCAGGGATGTCATTAAAAAATTTGAAGATGGAGACAATACGGTCAGGGTAGATGAGGAAAAAGCTGAAGAAAGCATAAGACCGATTGCAAATCTTATAAACACAATAATCAAAAAGGCTGCAGAAACAGGATCTGATATCAAAAAAGATGAAGAAATTAAAGAACTTCAGGAATCCCTGAAGATTTTGAAGGACAAAACTGAAATTATTGACCCTGAAGAGTCTATAAAAGAGATTAATCTACTTAAAACAGAATTAAAAGCAGCAAAAGCAACAGAATCCGAACTCAAACAGAAAATTGCAGAAAATAATAATAAAATTAATTCTCTCCAAAAGACTTCAGGAGATGAAACAAAGAAGCTGATTGAAAGGTACGAAGAGGAAAACAGGATATTAAAAAATAATTATGAAAAAAATATTGAATCTTTTGAAAAAGAAATAAAGTCAGCAGAAATACAAAATTCTGAGCTTAATAAAAAATATCTCTTGTCAGAAAATGAAAAAGAGAAATTAATCCACGAAATAAAATCAGTAAAAGAAGATTCGAATAATATTTTGAATGATATATCGTTAAAAAACAAAGAAATAGAATCTCTAAAGCAAAATATTGACAATCTCAAGAGCAAATTTAAAAAAGAAGCAGAAGACACTGAAAATAAAATAAAACAAATTGAAAATTTAAAACTGCGTTCTGAAATTATTGTTCAAAAAAATCCAGTCCCTGTCATTTTAGTTGATGAAAAACTGAATATAAAAGTCACAAACAATGCATTTGAAAAATTAAGCGGAATTTCTAATCATGATGCATTGAAAATGAATCAAAACGAGATAAAAGTAATTGAATCAAAAGGAGAAAGTATTCTCGTTGCTTTAGAAGAAAAGAAGAAAGTCTGTTCAGAAGTTACAGTAGATTTTCCAGCCGGCAGACGTACTCTTCAACAGCATGCAATTCCGATAAAAGACTCTGCCGATGAAATAAAAAATATTCTCATTGTCTTCAATGATGTTACAAAAGAACACGAAAAATCAGAAAAACTTATTCAAAAAATAAAAGAGGCTGAAGTTTTAAAGAGACGTTCTGAAACAATCGTTCAGCAAAATCCTATGCCAATGATTCTTGCAAACAGGGATTTAAGAATTTTGGTCAAAAACAAAGCATTTGACAAACTAAGCAATATGAAGGATTCCCAGATCCTTAATATAAAATACAGCGATCTTAAAATCACTGATCAAAAAGGAGATGACCTTTTAAAGTCGGTATCTTCAGGTCAAAGAAGCGATTCAGAAGTTACTATCGAATTCCCTTCAGGAAAACATATTCTCAGGCAATATGGAATCCCAATTAAAAACAGTGAAGGAAAGGTTACAAATGTACTAATTATTCTAGATGACATCACCAGGGAAAAAGAAGAATCTGAAGAAATACAGAAAAAAATGAGGGAGAATGAGAATCTCAAAAAGCGTTCAGAGATAATTGTTCAGGAAAACCCAATGCCAATCCTCCTTGTTGATAAGGAATACAATATATTAGTCACAAACAGGGCCTATGAACAGATGAGTGGAATCAGTGCATCAAAACTTTTAAAAATGAATGCACGCAATTTCAAAGTTTCAGAACAAAAAGGCCAGGGTCTTTCAGATGTAATTAAGACAAAAAGACGTTGTTTTGGAGAAATATCAGTAGATCTTCCATCAGGAAAACATGTGCTCGAACAATACGGAATTCCGATATTAAACAACAAAGAACAAATTACAACAATCCTTGTCGTTTATAATGAAGTCACAGAGGTTCGCAAAAAAGAAGAAGAAGTCAGAATTTTGATGGAGAAAGCACGTATCGAAGCAGAAACCCTTGCAGAAAGTGCTGAAGAAATGACAGCAGGCATGGAAAAAATTGCAAAAGGCGATCTTTCTTCAAAAGCAGAATTTATCGAAAACGATCCTCTAAAAAGCCTTAAAGAAAATTTCAACAGTTCAATTCTGTCATTCAGGGATGTAATCGAAAACGTAAACGAAAAAGCTTTGAGTATTGAAAAAACCGCAGAAGATCTTAAAGAAAACACTGACGATATTGCACGTGCCACGGAACAACTTGCTGTAAATGCAGAGGAATCTTCTGATTCCACAAAAGAACTCATGGATCGTTTTGATAAGATCAACATGGGAATTTCCGATCTCTCTGCATCAATAGAAGAAATATCGAGCACAACTCAGGAAGTTATGGAACAGGCCCTGCGGGCAACCTCTGAAGGAAAAGAGGCAGCCGAAATTGGCAAAAAGGCCTCTCAATTAATGGAAAATGTTGGCAACATTTCGCAACAGAGTGTTAATGAAATAAATACCCTGAATGAAGAAATGTTCAAAATAAATGATATTGTCAAACTTATTAGGGGAATTGCAGAACAAACAAATATGCTTGCATTAAATGCTGCAATCGAAGCCGCACGGGCAGGAGAACACGGAAGAGGATTTGCAGTTGTTGCAGGTGAAGTTAAAAACCTCGCCGGTGAATCAAAAGAAGCAACACGAAAAATAGAAACACTTATTTCAGACATTCAGAACAATACCGATAAAACCACAGAATCAATGCGCCAGGTCGACAAGGAAATACGCATTGGAATGGAAAGTACAAACACTGCAATAATGGCTTTGAATAAAATTGTAAAGGATCTTGAAATTGTATCAAACGGAATGGCAGAAATCTCAAAAGCTACTGATATTCAGGCTCATGAAACAAATAATTTCATGCAGAACATTTCCGGTGCCAGCAATATGTCTGAAGAAAATCTGAGAAGAATTGAAAGTATTGCAGGACTTGCTCAGGAAATTTCTGCAACAACACAGGAGGTAGATAGTATTTCACATGAAATGCACGATATGTCTCTAAACCTGAAAGAGAAATTGGAAGGATTCAGATTAAAATAA
- a CDS encoding ParA family protein yields the protein MKLYQLRDGDIITVITFAHHKGGTGKTTSCLSIAGFLQKSGEKVLVVDCDPQANATSGLGVEPDGENLNMYDVFMNVFEGFPDVSIKEIIKETSSGIFLAPSSLDLVGVEPYLYNIDDRLMVLKDALKPVLKDYKWILIDTPPSMGQFVLNGILAADRIILTLDTSIFAKNGIGSITSIFEDINENTGRKRSADMAILTRAGVLRERKSTTEELSGLIKNIFSKDNSESREQIRQDELEADIKGIVKEVHIIPYDAGISESHIKGLPISHISPETPAGMAYKKISEIVSKW from the coding sequence ATAAAACTTTATCAATTAAGGGATGGTGATATTATAACCGTAATTACTTTTGCACATCACAAGGGAGGCACCGGAAAGACAACTTCATGTCTTAGTATTGCAGGTTTCCTTCAAAAATCCGGAGAAAAGGTTCTTGTTGTAGATTGCGATCCTCAGGCAAATGCAACGTCAGGGCTCGGAGTTGAACCCGACGGAGAAAATCTAAACATGTATGATGTATTCATGAATGTTTTTGAAGGATTTCCAGACGTTTCAATAAAAGAAATCATAAAAGAAACATCTTCCGGCATTTTTCTGGCACCATCTTCTCTCGATCTTGTAGGGGTGGAACCATATCTGTATAACATCGATGATCGCCTAATGGTTCTCAAAGATGCTCTGAAACCAGTACTAAAGGATTACAAATGGATTTTAATTGATACTCCTCCAAGCATGGGACAATTTGTTTTAAACGGAATACTTGCTGCTGACAGAATTATACTGACACTTGACACCAGCATTTTTGCAAAAAACGGAATTGGTAGTATTACTTCAATATTTGAGGATATAAATGAAAATACAGGCAGAAAGCGATCCGCTGACATGGCAATATTAACCCGCGCAGGCGTACTTCGTGAAAGGAAGAGCACAACAGAGGAATTATCGGGGTTAATAAAAAATATTTTCTCTAAAGATAATTCTGAATCCAGAGAACAGATCAGACAGGATGAACTTGAAGCGGATATAAAAGGCATTGTAAAAGAAGTACACATCATCCCATACGATGCAGGCATTTCTGAATCACATATAAAAGGACTTCCAATATCACATATATCCCCGGAAACTCCTGCAGGAATGGCATATAAGAAAATATCTGAAATTGTTTCCAAGTGGTGA
- a CDS encoding heparan-alpha-glucosaminide N-acetyltransferase — MSELLTQKQKSCTRFQEIDTFRGIAIIMMVFYHIIFDLYYFNYLNIDIYNSVLRYFAYATASLFIMIAGISIWISKERYKKQSIKINYFNKYFKRGLFLFSIGILITIVTWIFIKEGFILFGILHLIGLSIILAPFFFRLKEWNALAGLIIVILGIIISKYNGPFWTIFLGLAPADFYSVDYEPLLPWFGIFLIGISIGAYLYPHGNRKPFFDEIIKNHRFSKFFEYPGRHSLIIYLVHQPVIIMILSLIAGKILI, encoded by the coding sequence ATGTCGGAATTATTAACCCAAAAACAGAAATCATGCACAAGATTCCAGGAGATTGATACATTCAGGGGGATTGCAATCATTATGATGGTTTTTTACCATATAATATTTGATCTCTATTATTTTAATTACTTAAACATCGACATATACAACTCCGTTCTTCGTTATTTTGCATATGCAACTGCTTCTTTATTTATAATGATTGCAGGTATTTCAATATGGATCAGTAAAGAGAGATACAAAAAACAGTCAATAAAAATTAATTATTTCAACAAATATTTTAAAAGAGGCCTGTTTTTATTCTCAATTGGTATCCTGATAACAATTGTAACATGGATATTTATAAAAGAAGGCTTTATCCTTTTTGGAATTCTTCATTTAATCGGATTATCAATAATTCTCGCTCCTTTTTTTTTCAGGCTCAAAGAGTGGAATGCTCTTGCAGGCTTAATAATAGTTATTCTTGGAATTATTATTTCAAAATATAACGGCCCGTTCTGGACAATTTTTTTGGGGCTTGCACCTGCAGATTTTTACTCGGTTGATTATGAACCTTTACTTCCATGGTTCGGCATATTTCTAATAGGCATTTCAATAGGTGCATATCTCTATCCTCATGGAAACAGAAAACCTTTTTTTGATGAAATAATTAAAAATCACAGATTTTCTAAATTTTTCGAATATCCGGGCCGCCATTCACTTATTATTTACCTTGTTCATCAGCCTGTAATAATTATGATATTATCCTTAATTGCCGGAAAAATACTAATTTAA
- a CDS encoding methanogenesis marker 8 protein translates to MIFTDEHIIEAAGKTRVVVRDGRVVEVGSPLIGHCPLAKKFKSPVVSMSQDEIRKNIEERISSFGMCTRKRCVISGDDFVLFGASELLSSALLSKIIDCAVIACDGAGTVIAKNPELIQGIGGKMSGLVKTCPYEEVIKNIESNEGFVPFKEDASIDPFGGVEKALELGFSKIAVTVASSHEAEKIRQKYPETVIVAVHTTGAEREDAVRFTENSDIISACASSFLREIAGPKALVQGGSSVPVYAMTENGKKIVLSKIQKTKMQVLLKGEILPFTSGKDPSPLI, encoded by the coding sequence ATGATATTTACTGATGAGCACATTATTGAGGCAGCCGGCAAAACAAGGGTTGTTGTAAGAGATGGCAGGGTTGTAGAGGTTGGAAGCCCTCTAATTGGCCATTGTCCCCTTGCAAAGAAGTTTAAATCTCCTGTAGTTTCCATGAGTCAGGACGAAATCCGGAAAAACATTGAAGAGAGAATATCATCTTTTGGTATGTGCACAAGAAAACGCTGCGTAATTTCCGGCGATGATTTTGTTCTGTTTGGTGCATCAGAATTATTAAGTTCCGCACTTCTGTCAAAAATTATTGACTGTGCGGTAATTGCGTGTGATGGTGCAGGTACTGTTATCGCAAAAAATCCGGAACTGATTCAGGGGATTGGAGGAAAAATGTCAGGTCTTGTAAAGACCTGTCCTTATGAGGAGGTAATTAAAAATATTGAGTCTAACGAAGGATTTGTGCCATTTAAAGAAGATGCCTCAATTGATCCCTTTGGAGGAGTTGAAAAAGCGCTTGAATTGGGATTTTCAAAAATAGCGGTCACAGTAGCATCTTCGCATGAAGCTGAAAAGATCAGGCAGAAATATCCTGAAACTGTCATTGTCGCTGTTCATACAACAGGTGCAGAAAGAGAAGATGCGGTAAGATTTACTGAAAACTCTGATATTATATCAGCATGTGCCTCTTCTTTTCTAAGGGAGATTGCCGGACCAAAGGCTCTTGTACAGGGTGGATCTTCTGTTCCTGTGTATGCTATGACAGAGAACGGTAAAAAAATTGTACTCTCCAAAATCCAAAAAACAAAGATGCAGGTTTTGCTTAAAGGGGAGATTCTTCCGTTTACTTCCGGAAAAGATCCTTCACCTCTGATTTAA
- a CDS encoding HAD family hydrolase encodes MKKIKPDQNLPCAILFDMDNTLYNFSDAKIKACEEVTNSINAGNADELMRYFLFGKFGFEDHGNIEQFMKDKNVWDGDKYFEAVEIYEDVKLSSITPYPGVLDILPIIKKSGIKMAIVTDAESSQAKKRLSKIGIKDYFQCIITPDISGKRKPEPDTFIKALEELSVPAKEAMVVGDSPYREIEPGNKLGMTTVYAKYGDWLKIPSPGIKPDYILEEFSNLKDILNI; translated from the coding sequence ATGAAAAAGATAAAACCTGATCAAAATCTGCCCTGCGCCATACTTTTTGACATGGATAACACATTATACAACTTTTCAGATGCAAAAATCAAAGCATGCGAAGAAGTAACAAATTCAATTAATGCAGGAAATGCTGATGAATTAATGAGATATTTTTTATTCGGAAAATTTGGATTTGAAGATCATGGAAATATCGAACAATTCATGAAAGATAAAAATGTCTGGGACGGGGATAAATATTTTGAGGCAGTCGAAATTTACGAAGATGTAAAATTATCTTCAATAACGCCATATCCGGGAGTTTTGGATATTCTGCCGATAATCAAAAAATCAGGAATAAAAATGGCAATAGTAACAGACGCCGAAAGTTCACAGGCAAAAAAGAGGCTTTCAAAAATAGGCATCAAAGACTATTTTCAATGCATAATAACACCCGATATTTCCGGAAAAAGAAAACCCGAACCTGACACATTTATAAAAGCACTCGAAGAACTTTCTGTCCCGGCAAAAGAGGCAATGGTAGTTGGCGACAGTCCTTATCGCGAAATTGAACCGGGGAATAAACTTGGAATGACAACAGTATATGCTAAATATGGAGACTGGCTGAAAATACCATCTCCGGGAATAAAACCGGATTACATTCTTGAAGAATTTTCAAATCTAAAAGATATCCTTAATATTTAA
- a CDS encoding GAF domain-containing protein translates to MDLNKKDKSEDSKLIFNREYNSSNPVYDLSVGANVVIDEKGKIIIANENFFSAIKKPYNCLGAGLPAKDLFSENDRERLSFFYHERIKDPYNSPKTSVFEITDSCGDKHDTTITAVRIPGTKRIFLSGIDRTNFKQNEYSYSPESGFFSDIITESLFYGEGFLLSDGSIPGQRKESIIITIGGRVAYANKPACRLFNLQEIGELIGTRFFDHVHKKSEKKFEELLINGELRKSVFFETELYLKNGKKLFVDLSVYPVSIKGLSGIQYVISDISEKKFREIEALSEKRQLEIINAILSNMISSFSLGDMLTNLLDLTLNELNFDLGIIYLKCEDGMKAEISSVSGIPMHFVEKNKTIDIRSWPNNLIFYAGQPKFVENLPESHISHPDIIFLEDIGAISYAALPLESDGTIIGAIYVAKEFEGSFTSFEKNTLQLISKEVGSLILHGLLQERLEKECSEEKQCLRIILDDISELNEEIFNSISGTGISATFVSDNRGVLCDKIIHTREIIHNLQVIDEKNSGYQNDLKPVCVDTSVHSSIFRYPNVEIKYENCGYFVYADDYLQEIFSNIIGYSLRKGGRNIRIAISSEVCEDMVKIYLDVIGFNLLNEEKTLFFGDFEEDNPELNSDNISQYVVFLLVNRYGGEINVLDRISADSFDGILFEIKLHSCRIN, encoded by the coding sequence ATGGATTTAAATAAAAAAGATAAATCAGAAGATTCTAAATTAATTTTTAATCGTGAGTATAATTCTTCTAATCCTGTATATGATCTTTCTGTTGGAGCTAATGTTGTAATTGACGAAAAAGGTAAGATAATTATTGCAAATGAAAATTTTTTTTCCGCAATAAAAAAGCCATATAATTGTCTGGGTGCAGGTTTACCGGCAAAAGATCTTTTTAGTGAGAATGACAGGGAGAGGTTGTCTTTTTTTTATCATGAAAGAATTAAAGATCCGTATAATTCTCCCAAAACCTCTGTTTTTGAAATAACTGACTCCTGTGGAGATAAGCATGATACAACTATTACAGCTGTTCGCATTCCCGGAACAAAAAGGATATTTCTATCCGGGATAGACAGAACTAATTTTAAACAAAATGAATATTCTTATAGTCCTGAATCCGGATTTTTTTCAGATATAATTACTGAATCTTTATTTTATGGTGAAGGTTTTCTCCTTTCGGATGGCAGTATTCCCGGACAAAGAAAAGAATCCATAATTATTACTATTGGGGGAAGAGTTGCATATGCTAATAAACCGGCATGCCGGTTATTTAATCTGCAAGAAATTGGTGAACTTATCGGAACGCGTTTTTTTGATCATGTTCATAAGAAGTCTGAAAAAAAATTTGAAGAATTATTAATCAATGGTGAATTAAGGAAATCGGTTTTTTTTGAAACTGAACTCTATTTAAAAAACGGTAAAAAATTATTCGTGGATTTATCGGTTTATCCTGTTTCAATAAAAGGGTTATCAGGTATTCAATATGTCATTTCAGATATTTCAGAAAAAAAATTCAGGGAGATTGAAGCATTATCGGAAAAACGGCAGCTTGAGATAATCAATGCGATACTGTCGAATATGATTTCATCATTTTCGCTGGGGGATATGCTTACAAATCTCCTGGACCTGACCCTTAATGAGCTAAATTTTGATCTTGGTATAATATATCTTAAATGTGAAGACGGTATGAAGGCTGAAATAAGTTCAGTATCCGGAATACCCATGCATTTTGTTGAAAAAAACAAAACAATTGATATCAGAAGCTGGCCGAATAACCTGATTTTTTATGCAGGACAACCTAAATTTGTTGAAAATCTTCCTGAGAGCCATATCTCACATCCTGATATAATTTTTCTCGAAGATATTGGGGCAATCTCTTATGCTGCATTACCCCTGGAGTCAGATGGTACGATTATTGGTGCAATCTATGTTGCAAAAGAGTTTGAAGGCTCATTCACATCTTTTGAGAAGAATACTCTTCAGTTAATCAGTAAAGAGGTAGGTAGTCTGATTCTTCACGGACTGCTTCAGGAAAGACTTGAAAAAGAGTGTTCTGAAGAAAAACAGTGCCTTAGAATAATCCTTGATGATATTTCAGAACTTAATGAAGAGATTTTTAATTCAATATCAGGTACAGGCATATCCGCTACTTTTGTGAGTGATAATCGTGGAGTTTTATGCGATAAAATAATTCATACCCGTGAGATTATCCATAATTTACAGGTTATTGATGAAAAAAATTCAGGATATCAAAATGATCTTAAGCCTGTTTGCGTTGATACTTCAGTCCATTCATCAATTTTCAGGTATCCCAATGTAGAAATCAAATATGAAAACTGTGGATATTTTGTATATGCCGATGACTATCTTCAGGAGATTTTTTCAAACATAATTGGATATTCTCTCAGAAAGGGAGGCCGGAATATCCGGATTGCAATATCCTCTGAAGTCTGCGAAGATATGGTAAAAATATATCTGGATGTTATAGGTTTTAATTTGTTAAACGAAGAAAAAACATTATTTTTTGGAGATTTTGAGGAAGACAACCCTGAACTTAATTCGGATAATATTTCCCAGTATGTTGTTTTTTTGCTTGTGAATCGTTATGGCGGAGAAATAAATGTTTTGGATAGAATTTCAGCTGATTCATTTGATGGAATTCTTTTTGAAATAAAATTGCATTCCTGCCGTATAAATTAA
- a CDS encoding regulator of amino acid metabolism, contains ACT domain protein, with product MWSDILKEFSDSPSQTIVVKYLLENGFGVNEKGRVICNDIEIPATHIGRETNTDRRVVDVTAKRILSLPKIRDIFLRLKVTPDLTEVSETLGLSVIAIYPKDAKQKGIVNAALEVLTRHDLSIRQIFVTDSELSQDPRLVIIVEENPPAVVYNELRKLPQVKRIVI from the coding sequence ATGTGGTCTGACATACTAAAGGAATTTTCGGATTCACCCTCACAAACTATTGTTGTAAAATATCTTTTGGAAAATGGTTTTGGAGTAAATGAAAAAGGTCGCGTAATCTGCAATGACATTGAGATACCTGCAACTCATATTGGAAGAGAGACAAATACGGACAGGAGGGTTGTTGATGTCACCGCAAAAAGAATATTGAGTCTTCCAAAGATAAGGGATATTTTTTTGAGGCTTAAAGTAACTCCTGATCTGACAGAAGTCTCTGAAACACTTGGTCTGTCAGTCATTGCGATCTATCCGAAAGATGCAAAGCAAAAAGGGATCGTTAACGCTGCGCTTGAAGTGTTGACCAGGCATGATCTCTCTATAAGACAGATTTTTGTAACCGACTCGGAACTCTCACAGGATCCCCGGCTTGTAATTATTGTTGAAGAGAACCCGCCTGCAGTTGTTTATAATGAACTCCGGAAACTGCCACAGGTAAAGCGTATAGTAATATGA
- a CDS encoding HDIG domain-containing metalloprotein, with product MNIDPNIIKLLKDAGCRQNVINHCIAVCNLSLVFAKNAPVDIKLVKTGALLHDIGRSKTHSLAHGQIGADICRDLGIPENVCLIVERHIGAGLTAEECAKEGLKSIDCIPKSLEEKIVAHSDNLIKGTEEISLKIRLELSKDLPGEIKERIVKLAEEIEIYR from the coding sequence GTGAACATAGATCCAAATATAATAAAACTTTTAAAAGATGCAGGCTGCAGACAAAATGTAATAAACCACTGCATTGCTGTTTGTAACCTGTCACTTGTTTTTGCAAAAAATGCACCTGTGGATATTAAACTGGTAAAAACAGGTGCGCTACTGCATGATATCGGCAGATCTAAAACACACTCACTTGCACACGGGCAGATTGGAGCAGATATATGTAGAGATCTGGGTATACCGGAAAATGTCTGCCTTATTGTTGAAAGACATATTGGTGCAGGCCTTACAGCAGAAGAGTGTGCAAAAGAGGGTTTAAAAAGTATCGACTGTATTCCCAAATCACTTGAAGAAAAAATTGTTGCTCATTCTGACAACCTTATAAAAGGAACAGAAGAAATCTCACTTAAGATACGTCTTGAACTTTCAAAAGATCTTCCGGGAGAAATTAAAGAAAGAATTGTTAAACTTGCAGAAGAAATTGAGATATACCGGTAA
- a CDS encoding transcription factor, translating into MVAAENVLENEAIRAYILRMIGEEGMELLEKFPPEGEYSDEDLAEITEINLNSVRHTLYTLYGKRLAEYRRIKNSETGWLTYLWVLKLPNIDNCLYEDMDVVLELLETRERYETMNDFYICGTCGLRYTFDEALNRDFVCQNCDEKMEHLDNDLIAEALKRRVEQIKENFGRA; encoded by the coding sequence ATGGTAGCGGCTGAAAACGTTTTGGAAAATGAGGCAATCAGGGCTTATATACTGCGTATGATCGGCGAAGAAGGCATGGAACTTCTTGAAAAATTTCCGCCGGAGGGTGAATACAGTGACGAAGACCTCGCAGAGATTACCGAAATTAATCTAAACAGCGTCAGGCACACACTTTATACGCTCTATGGTAAGCGCCTTGCTGAATACAGAAGGATAAAAAATTCAGAAACAGGCTGGCTCACATACCTGTGGGTATTGAAACTGCCAAATATTGATAATTGCCTTTATGAAGATATGGATGTTGTTTTAGAGCTTCTTGAGACAAGAGAAAGATATGAAACAATGAATGATTTCTACATCTGTGGAACATGCGGTCTAAGATATACATTTGATGAGGCTTTAAACAGGGATTTTGTATGCCAGAATTGTGATGAAAAAATGGAACATCTTGACAACGATCTGATTGCTGAAGCTCTTAAAAGACGTGTTGAACAAATAAAAGAAAACTTTGGTCGGGCGTGA